A genome region from Campylobacter sp. MIT 12-8780 includes the following:
- the dapE gene encoding succinyl-diaminopimelate desuccinylase produces the protein MQAKDLLLELLKFKSITPNDDGALNYIALELDEFEAFFIEKEGVRNLLLTKKFKDEGEHLAFGGHIDVVPAGQGWSSDPFEPIEKDGFIIARGAQDMKSGLAAFIYAAKHADFKGSRLSLIITSDEEGEAKYGTKEVLKFMQEKQILPDFAVVAEPSCELKFGDSLKIGRRGSVNGTLLIKGKQGHAAYPEKCINPIHEFAGVLKSLAGFDLDPGDEVFAPSKIVITDIRGGIEVSNVTPSELKIMFNVRNSNQSKLEDIQTYIEELCKGLNYELSLKQSSKPFLTDKDSKIVQKLNHSIQKITAVVPSLNTKGGTSDARFFAEFGVKVVEFGVRNDSIHAIDEKVSLEDFDKLCLVFKDLIENF, from the coding sequence ATGCAAGCAAAAGATTTACTTTTAGAGCTTTTGAAATTTAAATCAATTACTCCAAATGATGATGGAGCTTTAAATTATATAGCCTTAGAGCTTGATGAATTTGAGGCTTTTTTTATAGAAAAAGAGGGTGTGAGAAATCTTTTGCTGACTAAAAAATTTAAAGATGAGGGCGAGCATTTAGCTTTTGGCGGACATATTGATGTGGTGCCTGCAGGGCAGGGTTGGAGTAGTGATCCTTTTGAGCCAATTGAAAAAGATGGTTTTATCATCGCCAGAGGCGCGCAAGATATGAAAAGTGGGCTTGCAGCTTTTATTTATGCGGCTAAACATGCGGATTTTAAAGGTTCAAGACTAAGTCTTATTATCACAAGTGATGAGGAGGGCGAGGCAAAATATGGCACTAAAGAAGTGCTTAAATTTATGCAAGAAAAGCAAATTTTGCCTGATTTTGCGGTGGTTGCTGAGCCAAGTTGTGAGCTTAAATTTGGTGATAGTCTTAAGATAGGCAGGCGAGGCTCAGTAAATGGCACGCTTCTCATCAAAGGTAAGCAAGGACATGCTGCTTATCCTGAAAAATGCATTAATCCCATACATGAGTTTGCCGGAGTGCTCAAATCCCTAGCCGGCTTTGATCTTGATCCAGGCGATGAAGTTTTTGCTCCTTCAAAGATAGTGATAACAGACATTAGAGGCGGCATCGAGGTGAGTAATGTAACTCCAAGCGAGCTTAAGATCATGTTTAATGTTAGAAATTCAAATCAAAGCAAGTTAGAAGATATACAAACTTATATAGAGGAACTTTGCAAAGGTTTAAATTATGAGCTTAGCTTAAAACAAAGCTCAAAGCCTTTTTTAACTGATAAAGATAGCAAAATCGTGCAAAAACTTAATCACAGCATACAAAAAATCACCGCAGTTGTCCCAAGCTTAAATACTAAAGGTGGGACAAGTGATGCGAGGTTTTTTGCTGAATTTGGAGTAAAAGTCGTCGAGTTTGGTGTAAGAAATGATAGTATTCATGCTATTGATGAAAAAGTAAGTTTAGAGGATTTTGATAAACTTTGTTTGGTGTTTAAGGACTTGATAGAAAATTTTTAG
- the thiS gene encoding sulfur carrier protein ThiS gives MMINGEKLDLNELKFMDFLKEKGLKLEFIALELNGKIVPKSEFESLILRADDKAEIVSFVGGG, from the coding sequence ATGATGATAAATGGAGAAAAGCTTGATTTAAACGAGCTTAAATTTATGGATTTTTTAAAAGAAAAAGGCTTAAAGCTTGAGTTTATCGCCCTTGAGCTTAATGGTAAGATTGTTCCAAAAAGTGAGTTTGAAAGCTTGATTTTAAGGGCAGATGATAAGGCTGAAATCGTAAGCTTTGTAGGAGGTGGTTGA